One stretch of Nitrosococcus watsonii C-113 DNA includes these proteins:
- a CDS encoding DedA family protein has translation MEHLQWLMPYLEHYGYGALFIGNLLEGMLIPMPGQLLLMGASLMAAHGDMQIYLVLLAAWSGAIIGNLLGYGLGYYAGRQGLLRYGQRLSIVNPARLSRIEYYFDHYGSGLVVIAPFFEVLRQLNGFFAGTMRMPIWHFILCITLGTALWVGLWGVGAYLLGEHVQEVFSFIKKAEPYVVAAGVFVLLAATLYLLRRRGECRG, from the coding sequence ATGGAACATCTCCAATGGCTTATGCCCTATTTAGAGCACTATGGCTATGGGGCGCTTTTTATTGGTAATTTATTGGAAGGCATGCTTATTCCCATGCCAGGGCAGCTTCTGCTTATGGGTGCTAGTCTAATGGCCGCCCACGGCGATATGCAGATTTACCTGGTGCTGCTCGCGGCTTGGAGCGGTGCCATTATAGGTAACCTGCTAGGCTACGGATTAGGGTATTATGCGGGCCGGCAAGGGCTTCTTCGTTATGGGCAGCGCTTAAGCATAGTGAATCCAGCCCGCCTTTCCCGGATCGAATATTATTTTGATCATTACGGGAGTGGGCTGGTGGTCATCGCCCCGTTCTTTGAGGTGTTGCGGCAGCTTAATGGCTTTTTTGCCGGGACTATGAGAATGCCAATTTGGCACTTTATTCTTTGTATTACTCTAGGGACCGCGTTATGGGTGGGGCTATGGGGGGTTGGCGCCTACCTTCTAGGAGAGCACGTCCAGGAGGTATTTTCCTTTATCAAAAAAGCAGAACCCTATGTAGTTGCTGCAGGGGTATTTGTGCTGCTCGCGGCAACGTTGTATTTGCTGCGACGGCGCGGTGAATGCAGGGGATAG
- a CDS encoding AI-2E family transporter, which yields MAVNKPLESLPWYQRHLWQIVPVRDVLWISLGIFLLWFGYQLRAIFIPLLIAFAFAYLFDPLIRWGERYCKMPRPATISLLLALVIMSSVSLVAWLGPEFLKQFAELLRGLVDYLQTLAIEYDIHLIKSLRAKLENWVQHLEENPVGFIVENTETLLIGTTQAVTVVSHILGAAAYVGTMILLIPFYFFIIAWRFGAIMGKLKEFMPAKEKDRILIIAKEMDEAVAAFFRGRLVIALVTAGLFSLGWSPLIADVPYWLVLGVSAGILNFIPYLSTLAWLAAIFSKGLAIGFSGGFDLWLVIIWPSLAYGIVQFLDGWLLTPWIQGRSLNLGAITVVVVVLIGGTVGGLYGLLLCIPMAACAKILFTELILPRFYQWTEKH from the coding sequence TTGGCCGTTAATAAGCCCTTGGAATCGCTTCCCTGGTATCAGCGTCACCTCTGGCAAATCGTGCCGGTACGGGATGTGCTATGGATTTCCCTGGGGATATTCCTGTTATGGTTCGGCTATCAGCTGCGGGCTATTTTTATCCCCTTGCTCATAGCCTTTGCCTTTGCCTATTTATTTGATCCCCTCATTCGCTGGGGAGAACGGTATTGCAAAATGCCCAGGCCCGCGACCATCAGCTTGCTTCTTGCCCTGGTCATTATGAGTAGCGTGTCTCTAGTAGCATGGCTAGGGCCGGAGTTTCTCAAGCAGTTCGCGGAGTTGTTGCGCGGGCTTGTTGACTATCTTCAAACGCTTGCTATCGAATACGATATTCATCTTATAAAGTCTTTGCGGGCCAAGCTAGAAAATTGGGTTCAGCACCTGGAGGAAAATCCGGTGGGGTTTATCGTTGAAAATACTGAAACCTTGCTCATCGGCACAACCCAGGCTGTTACCGTAGTAAGTCACATTCTAGGCGCCGCCGCCTATGTGGGCACTATGATCCTATTAATTCCATTCTATTTTTTTATTATTGCCTGGCGTTTTGGCGCCATCATGGGCAAGCTAAAAGAGTTCATGCCTGCAAAAGAAAAAGACCGAATCCTTATTATTGCCAAGGAAATGGATGAAGCAGTAGCGGCTTTTTTTCGCGGGCGCTTGGTCATTGCTTTGGTGACTGCCGGATTGTTTTCTCTGGGCTGGTCGCCATTAATTGCGGATGTCCCCTACTGGTTGGTGCTGGGAGTCAGCGCCGGCATATTGAATTTTATTCCTTATTTGTCGACGCTGGCCTGGCTCGCGGCAATTTTCTCAAAAGGTTTAGCAATAGGCTTTAGCGGTGGTTTTGATCTGTGGCTAGTGATTATTTGGCCTAGCCTTGCCTATGGCATTGTCCAATTTCTTGATGGCTGGCTGCTTACGCCTTGGATCCAAGGACGCAGTCTCAATTTGGGCGCCATTACCGTTGTCGTTGTAGTGCTCATTGGCGGGACAGTTGGAGGACTCTATGGATTATTACTCTGTATTCCCATGGCCGCCTGTGCCAAGATTCTGTTTACCGAACTGATTTTGCCCCGTTTTTATCAATGGACGGAAAAACATTAG
- a CDS encoding DUF1003 domain-containing protein, whose protein sequence is MNHYVVELAQTLLNTGFDQLSEREQRVIRRIAKRVHISRNVNHEFDTQLTLGQRLADRVAAFGGSWTFIILFTLILVLWVVLNSVVLARAGEAFDPYPYVFLNLVLSMLAAIQAPVIMMSQNRQVVKDRLDAAHDFEVNLKAELEIMQLHEKLDQIRDQQIKELLTLQQEHSRLLALLLECCPRPEATPPQGA, encoded by the coding sequence ATGAATCACTACGTCGTTGAACTCGCGCAAACCTTGTTGAACACTGGCTTCGATCAGCTCTCCGAGCGCGAACAGCGGGTAATCCGCCGTATCGCCAAACGGGTCCATATCAGCCGCAACGTCAACCACGAGTTTGACACGCAGCTCACGCTCGGCCAGCGGTTGGCCGACCGGGTCGCCGCCTTCGGCGGCTCATGGACGTTTATTATTTTATTCACCCTGATTCTGGTGCTATGGGTGGTGTTGAACTCGGTTGTTCTGGCACGCGCTGGCGAGGCTTTCGACCCCTACCCCTATGTGTTCCTGAACCTGGTATTGTCGATGCTAGCGGCGATCCAAGCGCCGGTGATCATGATGTCGCAAAACCGCCAGGTAGTCAAAGACCGGCTCGACGCCGCCCACGATTTTGAGGTCAATCTGAAAGCGGAGTTGGAAATCATGCAATTGCACGAAAAATTGGATCAGATCCGCGACCAGCAGATCAAAGAGTTGCTAACCCTGCAGCAGGAGCACAGTCGACTGTTGGCGCTGCTATTGGAATGTTGCCCGCGGCCAGAAGCCACACCACCGCAAGGAGCATGA
- a CDS encoding potassium transporter Kup, with translation MMGQALRTSPSATADAALALAALGVVFGDIGTSPLYALRACFLGTHPVVPTAANVLGLLSLITWALIVVVTLKYVTFLLRIDNHGEGGILALLARLRPRRETRHPQRRWLVLLGIGGAALLYGDGVITPAISVLSAVEGLTLTAPLLRPAVLPVTVLILLVLFFAQARGTARIAALFGPLMLVWFLILAALGVSGIALRPEVLAALAPHHAMRFLFEQGGFGLLVLGAVFLAVTGGEALYADMGQFGRRPIRLAWFGVALPALLLNYFGQGALLLQDPRTTEPFFHLAPGWALPPLVLLATVATVIASQAVITGAFSLTRQAIQLGLCPRLQIRHTSADAAGQIYLPAVNTLLLIGTLALVLGFGSSERLAAAYGFAVSGTMLLTTLLIYAVARQQTGWSRWRVGLLASGFLLVDLAFFLANGPKIADGGWVSVLIGGSIFILLTTWHRGRELLAQRRCGAARRSGARLLPAWLAELGASPPPRVHGTAVFLTTHRNTTPPVLLHHLRHNQALHRQVVLLTVLTDHRPRVPLTERFTLDKLGFGFFRLSVHYGFMESPNVPAALAACAPLGVVVDPARTTYYVGRWTVIAIANRTGMTLWRERLFAFLSRNALPATAFFRLPPEQVMELGMPVEI, from the coding sequence ATGATGGGCCAGGCTCTGAGAACGTCACCGTCCGCGACGGCAGACGCCGCGCTTGCGCTCGCTGCGCTTGGAGTGGTGTTCGGCGATATTGGCACCAGCCCGCTGTACGCGCTCCGCGCCTGTTTCCTTGGCACCCATCCGGTGGTGCCTACGGCGGCCAACGTGCTCGGCCTGCTGTCGTTGATCACGTGGGCGTTGATCGTCGTGGTCACCCTCAAGTACGTGACCTTTCTGCTACGCATCGACAACCATGGCGAGGGCGGCATTTTGGCGTTGCTGGCGCGGCTCAGACCTCGGCGTGAAACCCGCCATCCGCAACGCCGGTGGTTGGTGTTGCTCGGCATTGGCGGCGCGGCGCTGCTCTATGGCGACGGTGTGATCACCCCGGCGATTTCGGTGTTGAGCGCGGTCGAGGGTCTGACGCTGACGGCGCCGCTGCTGCGCCCAGCGGTGCTGCCAGTCACCGTGCTGATCCTGCTGGTGTTGTTTTTTGCCCAGGCGCGCGGCACGGCCCGCATCGCAGCGCTGTTCGGGCCGCTGATGCTAGTCTGGTTTCTGATCCTAGCAGCGCTCGGGGTGAGCGGTATCGCGCTGCGCCCCGAGGTGTTGGCGGCGCTGGCGCCGCACCACGCCATGCGTTTTCTGTTCGAGCAGGGCGGCTTCGGGCTGCTGGTGCTGGGAGCGGTGTTTCTTGCCGTCACCGGCGGCGAGGCATTGTACGCCGATATGGGCCAGTTCGGTCGCCGCCCGATCCGCTTGGCCTGGTTCGGCGTGGCGCTGCCAGCGCTGTTGCTGAATTACTTCGGCCAGGGGGCGCTGCTGCTGCAGGACCCGCGGACCACCGAGCCGTTCTTCCATCTGGCGCCTGGCTGGGCGCTGCCGCCGCTGGTGCTGCTCGCCACCGTCGCTACCGTGATCGCCTCGCAGGCGGTCATCACCGGCGCTTTTTCGCTCACCCGCCAGGCCATCCAACTCGGACTATGCCCGCGATTGCAGATCAGGCACACTTCGGCCGACGCCGCCGGCCAGATCTACTTACCGGCGGTGAACACGCTGTTGCTGATCGGCACGCTCGCGCTAGTGTTAGGATTCGGTTCCTCCGAGCGGTTGGCCGCCGCCTACGGTTTTGCGGTCTCGGGCACGATGCTGCTCACCACGCTGCTGATCTATGCCGTGGCGCGCCAGCAGACAGGCTGGAGTCGGTGGCGCGTCGGGCTGCTCGCCAGCGGGTTTTTACTCGTCGATCTGGCTTTCTTTCTCGCCAACGGGCCGAAGATTGCTGATGGCGGCTGGGTATCGGTGTTGATCGGCGGTAGCATTTTTATTCTGTTGACTACCTGGCATCGCGGCCGTGAATTGCTGGCGCAACGCCGCTGCGGCGCTGCACGCCGTAGCGGTGCCCGCCTGCTGCCGGCATGGCTGGCTGAACTGGGCGCCAGCCCCCCGCCGCGGGTTCACGGAACGGCAGTGTTTCTGACCACCCACCGCAACACGACGCCGCCGGTATTATTACATCACCTGCGTCACAATCAGGCGCTGCACCGGCAGGTGGTGCTGCTGACCGTACTGACCGACCATCGGCCGCGTGTGCCGCTCACCGAACGGTTCACCCTGGACAAGCTCGGCTTCGGCTTTTTTCGGCTCAGTGTCCATTACGGTTTCATGGAGTCCCCGAACGTGCCGGCGGCGCTGGCCGCCTGCGCGCCGCTCGGCGTCGTCGTCGACCCGGCCCGGACTACCTATTACGTCGGTCGCTGGACGGTGATCGCGATCGCCAATAGGACCGGTATGACCCTGTGGCGTGAACGCCTGTTCGCGTTTCTAAGCCGCAACGCGTTGCCGGCCACGGCGTTTTTCCGCCTACCGCCTGAGCAAGTGATGGAATTGGGGATGCCGGTCGAGATCTGA
- a CDS encoding AI-2E family transporter, translating to MNFIPYLSMLAWLAAIFSKGLVIDFSGGFDLGLVVIWPSLVYGIVQFFDGWLVTPWIQGRSLNLGAITVVIIVLIGGTVGGLYGLLLCIPMAACAKILFTELILPRFYQWTEKH from the coding sequence TTGAATTTTATTCCTTATTTGTCGATGTTGGCCTGGCTTGCGGCGATTTTCTCAAAAGGCTTAGTAATAGATTTTAGCGGTGGTTTTGATCTAGGGCTGGTGGTCATCTGGCCTAGCCTCGTTTATGGCATCGTCCAATTTTTTGATGGCTGGCTGGTTACGCCTTGGATCCAGGGGCGCAGTCTCAATTTGGGCGCCATTACCGTTGTCATTATAGTACTCATTGGCGGGACAGTTGGAGGACTCTATGGATTATTACTCTGTATTCCCATGGCCGCCTGCGCTAAAATCCTGTTTACTGAACTGATCTTGCCTCGTTTCTATCAATGGACGGAAAAACATTGA